The following coding sequences lie in one Corynebacterium anserum genomic window:
- a CDS encoding thiamine-phosphate kinase, producing MSGHLTVAEAGESATIAAIQKAAPSSLNGDDAAVLHPTSSNSRHVCTTDVLVCDRHFSFLYSTAYEVGVKAVSQNFADIQAMGARPTAILLGIATPGDTDLGVISDLARGINDAAQPWGAELVGGDVVLSTDLVLSITAIGELGGPAAALTLGGAGVGHRVIASGPIGYSAAGLDILRHYGSREAIPKEDAIAQELVQWHCAPRLEVERGTVARAAGASSMTDNSDGLVRDLSMIAQRSGVRIDLNRSAITPDSTLLHAAEITGVDPWEWVLTGGEDHTLIGTTDARLPTTYRPIGMVRSRVAGDETTPYVTVDGVRPAYTKGWESLR from the coding sequence ATGTCAGGTCATCTCACCGTTGCGGAGGCAGGCGAATCAGCAACCATAGCTGCCATTCAAAAGGCAGCCCCGAGTTCGCTCAATGGCGATGATGCGGCCGTATTGCATCCCACCTCCTCTAACTCACGGCACGTGTGCACCACAGACGTCCTAGTATGCGACCGCCATTTTTCCTTCCTCTATTCCACCGCCTATGAGGTTGGAGTGAAGGCAGTTTCCCAGAACTTTGCTGACATCCAAGCTATGGGTGCGCGCCCGACTGCTATTTTGTTGGGAATAGCCACGCCTGGTGACACGGATTTAGGGGTGATATCTGACCTTGCTCGGGGAATCAACGACGCAGCCCAACCGTGGGGAGCAGAGCTCGTCGGAGGCGACGTGGTGCTCTCGACTGACCTGGTGCTGTCAATCACTGCTATCGGCGAGCTTGGAGGCCCAGCCGCTGCTCTGACTTTGGGAGGCGCGGGCGTGGGGCACCGGGTTATTGCCTCCGGACCAATCGGCTATTCTGCTGCTGGCTTAGATATATTGCGCCATTACGGCAGCAGGGAGGCTATCCCAAAGGAGGATGCTATTGCGCAGGAGTTGGTGCAGTGGCACTGCGCTCCGCGGCTGGAAGTGGAGCGTGGAACGGTCGCACGAGCCGCAGGTGCGAGTTCCATGACGGATAACTCTGATGGGTTGGTGAGGGATCTGTCGATGATCGCCCAACGTTCAGGCGTGCGCATCGATCTGAACCGATCGGCGATTACTCCAGATTCCACACTGCTCCACGCCGCGGAGATTACGGGCGTTGATCCGTGGGAGTGGGTGCTAACCGGTGGTGAAGACCACACACTCATCGGCACAACTGATGCGCGCTTGCCAACAACATACCGCCCTATTGGTATGGTTCGTTCACGAGTTGCAGGGGATGAGACAACCCCTTATGTCACAGTGGACGGTGTGCGTCCGGCATACACGAAAGGTTGGGAATCGCTCCGATGA
- a CDS encoding DUF3515 domain-containing protein, which yields MTKQASDNTTPRTVVILSLILAVLFVIAVLVGAHTVMERQTYTPVSMGPVDAPEAESQECSDYIDALPDKMEHFRAVGVMDPAPAGAAAFRDESGEELSVRCGVRIPNQYTVLSSTTDAGGATWFEIADVTPSSTMRTWYSVGSTPSLAITTSSEHAPDLEALGKPAAAFTGAKPQPGPYPLSDLTMVSPISDATPTCTKFLRELPHEFEGYVRTEREDAPQLSATYLSSDLAEPVVIRCGATLPKSYKPGEHISQVDSVAWFSDPTVNQGSTTGVWYALSHEQIVAVSMPSNAGNAVISGVSTVIEKTMKSHTSAN from the coding sequence ATGACTAAGCAGGCCTCAGATAACACTACCCCGCGTACCGTCGTGATCCTGTCTCTCATACTTGCTGTGCTTTTTGTCATCGCGGTTCTCGTGGGTGCGCACACTGTGATGGAGCGCCAGACATACACTCCCGTTTCGATGGGGCCTGTCGATGCTCCCGAGGCTGAATCCCAAGAGTGCTCTGACTATATCGATGCTCTGCCGGATAAGATGGAGCATTTCCGTGCTGTGGGTGTTATGGATCCTGCACCTGCCGGTGCCGCTGCTTTCCGTGACGAATCGGGGGAAGAACTCAGTGTCCGGTGTGGTGTGCGAATCCCTAACCAATACACCGTGTTATCGAGCACAACCGATGCCGGTGGTGCTACGTGGTTTGAGATCGCCGATGTGACTCCAAGTTCCACTATGCGCACGTGGTATTCCGTGGGCTCCACCCCTTCTTTGGCTATCACAACATCCAGTGAGCACGCCCCTGACCTGGAGGCATTGGGTAAACCTGCCGCCGCGTTCACTGGTGCGAAGCCTCAGCCTGGTCCTTATCCTCTCTCTGATCTCACGATGGTCTCCCCCATTTCCGACGCCACCCCGACCTGCACTAAGTTCCTCCGAGAATTACCACATGAATTCGAAGGCTACGTGAGGACTGAGCGTGAGGATGCTCCACAATTGTCCGCAACGTACCTCTCCTCGGATCTGGCCGAGCCGGTGGTCATCCGATGCGGTGCGACGTTGCCGAAAAGCTATAAGCCCGGTGAACATATCAGCCAGGTAGATTCCGTGGCGTGGTTCTCTGACCCAACAGTGAACCAGGGTTCTACGACGGGCGTATGGTATGCCCTGAGCCACGAACAAATTGTTGCCGTGTCCATGCCAAGTAACGCCGGCAATGCGGTGATTTCCGGCGTAAGTACGGTGATTGAAAAGACTATGAAATCTCACACATCGGCCAACTAA
- a CDS encoding D-alanine--D-alanine ligase family protein — translation MRNTPDNHSDADTADRTVVAVLYGGQSTEHPVSCISAGAIMSHLDPERFTVVPVGITETGAWVPNHLPVPELIEQLKADGSHMPMVQDSADHVQLIIGDKPGEIRYVTGQQTGELYAHVDVVFPVLHGMNGEDGTIQGFLDLIGVPYVGNGVLASAAGMDKVFTKKLAREAGIPVTHELVLSHRRELTAEEEQALGLPVFVKPARGGSSIGISKVNTWDELPQAVDAAFAHDHKVIIESMIVGSEVECGVLQKSDGSLIASLPAMLEGTEDGDEGFYGFDAKYVDNTVSATIPAELDQRTIEEIQRWSITTFEALGCEGLARVDFFATDKGPVFNEINTMPGFTPISMYPQMFQASGVGYGELLSSLIERALVSQRSKIS, via the coding sequence TTGCGTAATACCCCTGATAACCACAGCGACGCTGACACCGCTGACCGCACGGTCGTCGCCGTTCTTTATGGTGGCCAGTCCACTGAGCACCCCGTGTCGTGCATCTCGGCGGGTGCGATTATGTCTCACCTCGACCCGGAACGCTTCACCGTTGTTCCCGTCGGTATTACCGAGACTGGAGCATGGGTACCCAACCACCTGCCTGTACCAGAGTTAATCGAGCAACTCAAAGCCGATGGCTCTCACATGCCAATGGTTCAGGATTCCGCAGATCACGTGCAGCTCATCATCGGAGATAAGCCGGGTGAGATTCGGTATGTCACCGGTCAGCAAACCGGTGAACTCTACGCTCACGTAGACGTGGTCTTTCCCGTGCTGCATGGGATGAACGGCGAGGACGGCACTATCCAAGGGTTCCTGGATCTCATCGGGGTTCCATATGTCGGCAATGGTGTGCTGGCCTCGGCAGCCGGTATGGACAAAGTCTTTACCAAGAAGCTCGCCCGCGAGGCGGGAATTCCCGTTACCCACGAGTTGGTTCTTTCTCACCGTCGGGAATTGACCGCAGAGGAAGAGCAGGCCTTAGGGCTACCCGTATTCGTGAAACCAGCCCGCGGTGGCTCATCCATCGGAATTTCCAAAGTGAACACCTGGGACGAGTTACCCCAGGCCGTGGACGCGGCTTTCGCCCATGATCACAAGGTGATCATCGAATCAATGATCGTGGGTTCCGAGGTTGAATGCGGAGTGCTGCAGAAGTCAGACGGTAGCCTTATCGCTTCTCTGCCGGCGATGCTTGAGGGCACCGAGGACGGCGATGAAGGCTTCTACGGATTCGACGCGAAGTACGTGGATAATACCGTTTCCGCGACCATTCCAGCCGAGTTGGATCAGCGGACTATTGAAGAGATTCAGCGCTGGTCGATCACTACTTTCGAAGCCCTAGGATGTGAGGGCCTGGCTCGAGTTGATTTCTTTGCCACCGATAAGGGGCCAGTATTCAACGAGATCAACACGATGCCCGGCTTCACACCGATTTCGATGTATCCACAGATGTTCCAAGCTTCGGGTGTGGGCTACGGAGAACTTCTGAGCAGTCTCATTGAACGAGCCTTAGTCAGTCAGCGCTCGAAAATCTCATAG
- a CDS encoding NAD(P)H-dependent glycerol-3-phosphate dehydrogenase — protein sequence MVQVAVMGAGSWGTTVSKVFADAGNQVTLWARREEVAADIRDNHRNSAYLGDIELPEAIHGTSDPQEALERADIVVLGVPSQTLRENLSHWKDLISADASLVSLAKGIEHSTGMRMSQVIAEVAEVEKERVSVLTGPNLAKEIAEGQPAATVVACEDTSRAQLIQAAVAAPYFRPYTNTDVVGCEIAGTCKNVIALAAGISSGLGFGDNTLATVITRGLAETTRLALELGADQRTLAGLAGMGDLVATCTSALSRNRRFGLQLAKGASVEEAAAATKGQVAEGVVSSQSVSELSHKVGVEMPITEAVVGVCHKGQRAPEVLQQLLGRSRKSEV from the coding sequence ATGGTTCAGGTCGCAGTGATGGGAGCTGGGTCCTGGGGCACCACGGTGTCCAAGGTTTTCGCAGACGCCGGCAACCAGGTCACACTGTGGGCGCGCCGTGAAGAGGTGGCCGCAGACATTCGCGATAACCACCGCAATTCTGCCTATTTGGGGGATATTGAGCTTCCAGAAGCGATTCACGGTACGTCTGATCCGCAGGAGGCTCTGGAGCGAGCGGATATCGTGGTATTGGGGGTGCCATCGCAAACTCTGCGGGAGAACCTATCCCACTGGAAAGATCTCATTTCCGCCGACGCGTCACTGGTGTCCTTAGCCAAGGGGATTGAGCATTCGACGGGCATGCGCATGAGCCAAGTGATCGCGGAGGTCGCGGAGGTAGAAAAAGAACGCGTCTCCGTCCTGACAGGTCCTAACCTGGCGAAGGAGATCGCTGAGGGGCAACCAGCGGCCACCGTCGTGGCGTGTGAAGACACGAGCCGTGCACAGCTCATCCAAGCTGCCGTTGCAGCACCCTATTTCCGCCCCTATACCAACACTGATGTGGTCGGATGTGAAATTGCTGGTACCTGTAAAAACGTCATTGCTTTGGCCGCGGGGATCTCTTCGGGGTTAGGCTTCGGGGATAATACTTTGGCTACCGTGATTACCCGTGGCTTAGCCGAAACGACCCGTCTTGCGTTGGAACTAGGGGCTGATCAACGCACACTTGCTGGACTGGCTGGCATGGGAGACTTGGTGGCCACCTGTACGTCGGCACTATCCCGAAACCGGCGTTTCGGCCTGCAACTGGCCAAGGGTGCCTCGGTAGAGGAAGCCGCAGCTGCGACGAAAGGGCAGGTTGCCGAGGGGGTGGTGTCCAGCCAATCTGTCTCGGAACTCTCGCACAAGGTGGGGGTGGAGATGCCTATTACAGAGGCAGTCGTGGGAGTGTGTCACAAGGGACAGCGAGCTCCGGAGGTTTTGCAGCAGCTGTTGGGTCGCTCCCGCAAGTCCGAGGTTTAG
- a CDS encoding NUDIX hydrolase, with product MNLVISHNGIGDLSTSLAMSEHGRGSITRIGSRPAQEFARPTFASGAVLWRRPDGYGALHGEGDTENMLIAVVHRPHYDDWSLPKGKVDPGENLAGTAVREIKEETGLDATLGWLLGYVHYPVGSRTKVVYYWTAEIATGQFEKNSEVDELRWVSFAEAAELLSYDIDRDVIKAAEESLSLGCNRRVLYVRHAKAHDRKGWGGDDNLRPLTKKGRRQAEALASELEGYRPLNLASAEPERCQNTASPVAQQLELELHVNPQLGDVAWNEDPTTALDAFHAATTFPVSAIVAQGNVIPGIIEKLSGDAHIEIEDMRVKKSSVWVLHFASNRLLGLDYLASPLPVK from the coding sequence ATGAATCTCGTGATCTCCCATAATGGAATCGGCGACCTTTCCACTTCTCTGGCTATGTCCGAGCATGGCCGGGGCTCCATCACACGCATTGGCTCCCGTCCGGCGCAAGAGTTTGCACGCCCCACGTTCGCGTCCGGAGCGGTGTTGTGGCGTCGACCAGATGGCTATGGTGCTCTACACGGCGAAGGTGATACGGAGAACATGCTTATCGCCGTGGTTCATCGCCCTCACTACGATGATTGGTCGCTTCCTAAAGGAAAGGTCGATCCCGGTGAAAATCTCGCAGGTACCGCGGTGCGGGAAATAAAAGAGGAAACTGGGCTCGACGCCACGCTCGGTTGGTTACTGGGCTATGTTCATTACCCGGTGGGATCTCGAACCAAAGTTGTTTATTACTGGACTGCGGAAATCGCCACAGGCCAATTCGAGAAGAATAGTGAAGTCGATGAACTCAGGTGGGTCAGCTTTGCTGAAGCAGCGGAACTGCTCAGCTACGACATCGACCGAGATGTCATCAAGGCTGCAGAGGAAAGCCTCTCTCTAGGCTGCAATCGGCGCGTATTGTACGTCCGCCATGCCAAAGCTCACGACCGTAAGGGCTGGGGCGGCGATGATAATTTGCGCCCCTTGACTAAGAAAGGTCGCCGTCAAGCAGAGGCGTTGGCTTCTGAGCTCGAGGGCTACCGGCCACTGAATCTGGCCTCCGCCGAACCAGAACGATGCCAGAACACCGCCAGTCCCGTAGCGCAACAGTTGGAATTAGAGTTACATGTCAACCCACAACTGGGCGACGTTGCATGGAATGAAGACCCCACCACAGCCTTGGATGCTTTCCACGCAGCTACCACTTTTCCTGTCTCCGCTATCGTGGCACAGGGAAATGTGATTCCTGGGATCATTGAGAAACTCAGTGGCGACGCACACATTGAGATCGAAGATATGCGGGTGAAAAAATCCAGTGTGTGGGTGTTGCACTTTGCCAGTAACCGGCTGCTGGGCTTGGATTACTTGGCTAGCCCTTTGCCGGTGAAGTAA
- the leuD gene encoding 3-isopropylmalate dehydratase small subunit, whose protein sequence is MEKFTTHTGVAAPLTRSNVDTDQIIPAVYLKRVTRTGFEDGLFAAWRKDENFVLNQDEYKNASVLVAGPDFGTGSSREHAVWALMDYGFRVVLSSRFADIFRGNAGKAGLLAATLEESDIELIWKLLEQDPGQDMTVNLEERTATLGNHTFQIEVDDYTRWRLMEGLDDIGLTLRDEEAIKAYESQRPSFKPRTLPAP, encoded by the coding sequence ATGGAAAAGTTCACCACTCACACCGGTGTGGCCGCCCCTCTGACCCGCTCCAATGTGGACACCGATCAGATCATCCCAGCGGTATACCTGAAGCGAGTGACCCGAACCGGGTTCGAGGATGGCCTCTTTGCGGCCTGGCGCAAGGATGAGAATTTCGTGCTGAATCAGGATGAGTACAAGAACGCCTCAGTTCTGGTAGCCGGTCCGGATTTCGGTACGGGGTCTTCCCGCGAGCATGCTGTATGGGCTCTCATGGACTACGGATTCCGCGTGGTGTTGTCATCCCGCTTTGCAGACATTTTCCGGGGAAATGCAGGGAAGGCCGGTTTGTTGGCGGCCACTTTGGAGGAATCCGATATTGAATTGATCTGGAAATTGCTCGAACAAGATCCGGGTCAAGACATGACGGTCAATTTGGAGGAACGCACTGCGACATTAGGTAATCACACCTTCCAGATTGAGGTAGACGATTACACTCGGTGGCGCCTTATGGAAGGGTTGGACGACATCGGCCTGACCCTGCGGGATGAAGAGGCGATTAAGGCTTACGAATCACAGCGTCCCAGCTTCAAACCACGCACACTGCCAGCACCTTAG
- the leuC gene encoding 3-isopropylmalate dehydratase large subunit has protein sequence MTNKPLTLAEKVWRDHVVTEGKDGGPDLLYIDLHLVHEVTSPQAFDGLRQAGRPVRRPDLTIATEDHNVPTIGVSSGNLLEIQEPTSRLQVSTLRDNAEEFGIRLHSMGDIEQGIVHTVGPQLGLTQPGMTVVCGDSHTSTHGAFGSIAMGIGTSEVEHVLATQTLPLKPFKTMAIEVSGELQPGVTSKDLILAIIAKIGTGGGQGHIIEYRGEAIEKLSMEARMTMCNMSIEAGARAGMIAPDETTFEYIKGRPHAPTGEDWDKAVEYWKSLRTDDDAEFDTVVHIDGAALTPFVTWGTNPGQGLPLGEKVPSPEDFSDDNSRAAAERALEYMDLTPGTPLREVKIDTVFLGSCTNSRIEDLRVAAEVIKGHKVADGVRMLVVPSSARVKMQAEDEGLDKIFVEAGAEWRTAGCSMCLGMNPDQMQPGERSASTSNRNFEGRQGKGSRTHLVSPPVAAATAVRGYLSSPADLTDATSQVHV, from the coding sequence GTGACGAATAAGCCTTTAACTCTCGCCGAAAAAGTCTGGCGTGATCACGTCGTGACGGAAGGTAAAGACGGCGGACCCGACCTGCTGTATATCGATCTTCACCTCGTCCATGAAGTGACCTCACCTCAGGCTTTTGACGGACTACGGCAAGCTGGTCGCCCGGTGCGTCGACCTGATCTGACCATTGCCACGGAAGACCACAATGTCCCTACCATTGGGGTGAGTTCAGGCAATTTGCTGGAGATCCAGGAACCCACCTCGCGGCTTCAGGTCTCCACACTGCGTGATAATGCTGAGGAGTTTGGTATCCGTCTGCATTCCATGGGCGACATTGAACAGGGCATCGTTCATACGGTGGGGCCGCAGCTGGGATTGACGCAGCCAGGGATGACCGTCGTCTGTGGTGACTCCCACACCTCGACGCACGGCGCATTTGGTTCCATCGCCATGGGAATTGGTACCTCTGAGGTGGAACACGTGTTGGCCACCCAGACTTTGCCGTTGAAGCCTTTTAAGACCATGGCGATCGAGGTGTCTGGCGAGCTGCAGCCGGGCGTGACATCCAAGGATTTGATCTTGGCGATCATCGCTAAGATCGGTACCGGTGGCGGGCAAGGTCACATTATTGAGTACCGTGGCGAGGCCATTGAAAAGCTATCAATGGAAGCGCGCATGACCATGTGCAACATGTCCATCGAGGCCGGTGCTCGAGCGGGAATGATAGCTCCGGACGAAACCACGTTCGAATACATTAAAGGCCGCCCGCACGCTCCGACAGGTGAGGACTGGGATAAGGCCGTGGAGTATTGGAAGTCTCTGCGCACCGATGACGATGCAGAGTTCGATACTGTCGTGCACATTGATGGCGCTGCGCTCACGCCGTTCGTTACATGGGGCACTAACCCAGGACAAGGCTTGCCTCTGGGGGAGAAAGTCCCATCTCCGGAGGACTTTTCGGACGATAATTCACGTGCCGCCGCTGAACGCGCACTGGAATACATGGATCTGACACCAGGCACGCCTTTGCGTGAGGTGAAGATTGATACGGTGTTCTTGGGGTCGTGCACGAACTCCCGTATTGAAGACCTACGCGTCGCTGCCGAGGTTATCAAGGGCCACAAGGTCGCAGATGGGGTACGGATGCTTGTTGTTCCGTCATCCGCTCGAGTGAAGATGCAGGCCGAGGACGAGGGTTTGGACAAGATTTTCGTTGAAGCCGGGGCCGAATGGCGTACCGCGGGATGCTCTATGTGCTTGGGAATGAATCCAGATCAGATGCAACCGGGTGAGCGCTCGGCGTCGACATCAAACCGCAACTTTGAAGGCCGTCAGGGTAAGGGCTCGCGCACCCATCTGGTGTCTCCACCGGTTGCCGCCGCCACCGCGGTACGCGGATATCTATCGTCGCCGGCTGACCTCACTGACGCCACGTCTCAGGTCCACGTATAG
- a CDS encoding IclR family transcriptional regulator, translating into MGHNTEVPSTSGIQVLDRAIFILSVIAAEPRNLAELCEITGLPRATTHRIAVALEKHRLIERLPDSQWTAGPALTELAPQSNSRLEEAAEYVLPKLMQETNESVQLYRLSGMERVCIANAEPAAGLRDTVPVGTRMTLEAGSAAKVLVGHSSPSLQKEVLATAAYSADELRNVVQEGVADSHAERDPSLASASVPVFDTNGSLIAALSISGPADRIGKNAGARYGAQLKAAALELQKQLK; encoded by the coding sequence ATGGGACACAATACGGAAGTGCCGTCAACAAGCGGGATCCAAGTTCTCGACCGCGCAATCTTCATTCTTTCCGTCATTGCCGCGGAACCACGCAACCTCGCAGAGCTGTGCGAAATCACCGGTTTGCCACGGGCGACCACGCATCGCATCGCCGTGGCATTGGAAAAACACCGCCTCATAGAGCGTTTGCCCGATAGCCAATGGACTGCCGGGCCAGCTCTCACCGAACTGGCGCCGCAATCCAATAGTCGCCTAGAAGAAGCTGCAGAATACGTCCTGCCAAAACTCATGCAAGAGACCAACGAGTCAGTACAGCTCTACCGACTCTCCGGCATGGAACGCGTCTGCATCGCCAATGCTGAGCCAGCCGCCGGCCTACGAGACACCGTTCCAGTGGGAACCCGTATGACTCTAGAAGCCGGTTCCGCAGCAAAAGTCCTCGTGGGTCACTCCTCCCCTTCTCTCCAAAAAGAGGTTCTCGCCACAGCGGCTTATTCCGCCGACGAACTGCGCAATGTCGTGCAGGAGGGAGTGGCAGACTCCCATGCAGAACGCGATCCCTCCCTTGCCTCTGCATCTGTTCCCGTCTTCGACACCAATGGTTCCCTCATCGCCGCCTTGTCCATTTCAGGCCCTGCCGATCGCATCGGTAAAAATGCCGGTGCCCGCTATGGGGCTCAGTTGAAGGCAGCCGCACTCGAGCTGCAAAAACAGTTGAAGTAA